A window of Vulpes vulpes isolate BD-2025 unplaced genomic scaffold, VulVul3 u000000769, whole genome shotgun sequence contains these coding sequences:
- the LOC140597535 gene encoding diphosphoinositol polyphosphate phosphohydrolase 3-beta isoform X1 translates to MKCKPNQTRTYDPEGFKKRAACLCFRSEREDEVLLVSSSRYPDRWIVPGGGMEPEEEPGGAAVREVYEEAGVKGKLGRLLGIFEQNQDRKHRTYVYVLTVTEILEDWEDSVSIGRKREWFKIEDAIKVLQCHKPVHAEYLEKLKLGGSPTNGNSVAASLPQSDP, encoded by the exons ATGAAGTGCAAGCCGAACCAGACGCGCACCTACGACCCGGAGGGGTTCAAGAAGCGAGCGGCGTGCCTGTGCTTCCGGAGCGAGCGCGAGGACGAGGTGCTGTTAGTGAGTAGCAGTCGGTACCCGGACCGCTGGATCGTGCCGGGCGGGGGCATGGAGCCCGAGGAGGAGCCGGGCGGTGCAGCAGTCCGAGAGGTGTACGAAGAGGCGGGAGTGAAGGGGAAGTTAGGCCGGCTCCTGGGCATTTTCGAGCAGAACCAAGACCGCAAGCACAGAACGTACGTGTACGTACTGACTGTCACTGAGATTCTGGAGGATTGGGAAGATTCGGTTAGCATTGGGAGGAAGCGAGAGTGGTTCAAAATCGAAGATGCGATCAAGGTTCTCCAGTGCCACAAGCCCGTGCATGCCGAATATCTGGAAAAACTAAAGCTGGGCGGTTCCCCAACCAATGGAAACTCCGTGGCCGCGTCCCTGCCACAGAGCGATCCCTA g
- the LOC140597535 gene encoding diphosphoinositol polyphosphate phosphohydrolase 3-beta isoform X2 encodes MKCKPNQTRTYDPEGFKKRAACLCFRSEREDEVLLVSSSRYPDRWIVPGGGMEPEEEPGGAAVREVYEEAGVKGKLGRLLGIFEQNQDRKHRTYVYVLTVTEILEDWEDSVSIGRKREWFKIEDAIKVLQCHKPVHAEYLEKLKLGGSPTNGNSVAASLPQSDP; translated from the coding sequence ATGAAGTGCAAGCCGAACCAGACGCGCACCTACGACCCGGAGGGGTTCAAGAAGCGAGCGGCGTGCCTGTGCTTCCGGAGCGAGCGCGAGGACGAGGTGCTGTTAGTGAGTAGCAGTCGGTACCCGGACCGCTGGATCGTGCCGGGCGGGGGCATGGAGCCCGAGGAGGAGCCGGGCGGTGCAGCAGTCCGAGAGGTGTACGAAGAGGCGGGAGTGAAGGGGAAGTTAGGCCGGCTCCTGGGCATTTTCGAGCAGAACCAAGACCGCAAGCACAGAACGTACGTGTACGTACTGACTGTCACTGAGATTCTGGAGGATTGGGAAGATTCGGTTAGCATTGGGAGGAAGCGAGAGTGGTTCAAAATCGAAGATGCGATCAAGGTTCTCCAGTGCCACAAGCCCGTGCATGCCGAATATCTGGAAAAACTAAAGCTGGGCGGTTCCCCAACCAATGGAAACTCCGTGGCCGCGTCCCTGCCACAGAGCGATCCCTAG